Part of the Methylocystis rosea genome is shown below.
GGCACTCTCAAAAACCGCGTTGTGATGCAGAGAAGCCATCGGCAGTTTGTGCTGATCGCTGACGCGCAAGGTCTCACAGACAATGCCGACAATCCAGACCGCGTTCGGCGTAACGTTGTCGAGGTTTGTCTCGACTATCTCGCCGTCGGCATTGATCCTGCCCACACGACCATCTGCCTGCAATCGTCGCTCCCCGCGTTGAGCGAGCTGACGCTGCTTTACCTGAATTACGTCACCGTTGCCCGTTTGGAACGGAACCCCACAATCAAGGATGAAATTCGAGCGCGTGGTTTCGGCCGCGACATCCCGGCCGGATTCTTGTGTTATCCCGTCGCGCAAGCTGCCGACATTACGGCCTTTAAGGCGGCTGTTGTGCCGGTGGGCGACGACCAAGTCCCGATTATCGAACAAACCAATGAAATCGTCCGGCGCATCAACAGGCAGGCCGATCGCGGGGTCTTGCCGGAAGCACAGGCGGTGGTACCCAAGATTGGCCGCCTGCCGAGTATCGATGGGGAGGGAAAGATGAGTAAGTCGCAAGACAACGCCATCTACCTTTCGGCCTCCCGCGACGAGATCGGCACGGCGGTGCGCCGAATGAATACTGACCCCGGCCATCTGCGCGTATCTGACCCCGGCCAAGTCGAGGGCAACGTCGTTTTCACCTATCTCGACGCTTTCGACCCCGACGTAGACGCGGTGGCCGATTTGAAGGCGAGGTACCGACGAGGTGGCTTGGGCGATACCGCAATCAAGCATAGGTTGGAGCGAGTGCTTGAGACTTTGATCGCGCCTATCCGCGAGCGGCGATCTGAACTGGCCCGGCGCCCGGACGATGCGATTGACGTTCTCCGGCAAGGGACAAAAAGACGTCACGAATCGTGACCCAGCAAACCCTCGATGAGGTACGGGAAGCGCTGAGGCTGTTTATCTTGGCCTGAGAGCCGGAACGAAAACTAAGTTGAGTGGTTTCAGTTGGTTGTGATTCTCTGTTGGTTGCGAATCGACGGAGAATCGGATGGCCTGGACCGAAACCACTCGCGCACAATATGTCCGTGGCGGGATGCGGTATGCAAGTGATTGCACCGATGCGGAGTGGGCGATCGTCGAGCCGTTCATGCCGCCGCCCTCGCGCGTCGGGCGTCCGCGCACAACCTTGCTGCGCGATGTCTGGAACGCCATCCAATACATCGCCGCGACCGGCTGCCAATGGGCGATGTTGCCGAAGGATTTTCCGCCCTTCACCACCGTCCAGCACTACTTCTATCAGCTCCGCGACAGCGGCGCGCTCGATCTCCTCAACGAAGCGCTAGTTGACGCTGCGCGCGCACTCGGCGGTCGCGCGAAGGAGCCCACGGCTGCCATCATCGATAGCCAAAGCGTCAAGACCCGGAGGCCGGCGCCCCGCGCGGCTTCGACGCCGGCAAGAAGATCAAGGGCCGCAAGCGCCACATCGTGACGGACACGCAAGGCCATATGCTCACCGGGATCGTACATGAAGCGAGCATTCAGGACAGGGACGGCGCGCCGCGCGTCATCGGCTTCGCCTGCGAAAGTTTCCCGACCGTCACGCATGTCTTCGCCGACAGCGGCTACGCCGGCGAGAAACTCGAAGCCGCTCTGGCGAGATTGAACGGCCCCGTCATCGAAATCGTCAAACGCCCGGACGGCGCAAAGGGCTTCGTCCTCGTCGCACGGCGTTGGGTCGTCGAACGAACACTCGCCTGGCTCAATCGCTGCAGAAGGCTCGCGAAGGATTGGGAAGCCTCCATCGCCTCATCCGAAGCATGGTTGCTCATCGCCTCCATCAGGCAGCTCTCCCGACGCATCGCTAGAACACCACAATCAAGATGTTAATTTTGAGTCCGACTCTGAGGGGCGGAAGGGCGTGATTGTGCAGAAGTCAATACTTTCGAGAAGTTTTCTTGATCGTTGTCGTTCAAGCGGTTGCGCGTGTCGAAAGATATGTCCGATATTCTACGCCCAGAATGCCCTTATTATGCTGCCCTCTCAATCGGCGGCGTTGCAAATCAGTTTTCTTTCTCGGCATCCCGGCCGGTCCGCGCCGGAGCCGCGATCAAGGATCGTTCCTGCGAGCGCGGCATGCGGTCCGCGCGCTCATTTGGATCGCGACCGATCCTGTCGGCAAGATCGGCAAGATCGATGACCTCATCTGCCTGACGTCTCAGCTCGTCGGCGACGATTGACGGCCGCGTCGTGTTGGTAGAAACCACCGAGACCCGCACACCTTTGCGCTGGACCGCCGCGACGAGCGAGCAAAAATCGCCGTCTCCAGAGAACAGCCACATGTGATCAATGTGGTCCGCCATCCCCATGGCGTCGATCGCGAGTTCGACGTCCATGTTGCCCTTGATCTTGCGGTGGCCCATGGCGTCCACAAATGCCTTGGCAGGTTTAGTGACGACCGCATAACCGTTGTAGTCGAGCCAATCGATCAGCGGCCGGATCGACGAGAACTCCTCATCTTCGATCACCGCCGTGTAATAAAGTGCGCGGACAAGGCGACCTCGCTGCTCGAATTCGCACAGCAGCTTCCTGTAGTCGATATCGAAACCCAGCGCCTTGGTGGCCTGATAGAGATTGGCTCCGTCGATAAACAACGCAATGCGTTCTTGCCCGGACATTTTTCACAATCCTTTTGTTGATATCAAATGCTCAATCAGGTTGAGGATATAGGCTCAAATCACCACCCGTTCCACCTCGTCGTGGCTCATTTCGTCGCGCCGCCGATCGTAGAGCTGCGTCGTGCGCGTCGAGGCATGGTTCGCCATGGCGGCGGCTTTTTCCAACGTGCCGCCGTTCTTCAAATAGGCGGTGATGCCCGTGGCGCGGAAGTTGTGATCGCCAATCTTCATGGCGATGCCGGCCGCCAAGGCGCGTCGGCGGACCATTGCGTAAGCGTTGGCCTGGGGCAGGGGGGTCGCGGTCAGCGCGCTGGCGCCGCGTCCGATCGTCCGAAAGAGAGGCGCCTTCGGATCGCCCGCGAGCCCGCAGCCATCGATATAGGCGTGCAGATAGGCCTCCAAGTCGTGATGGCAGGGCATCTCTTCTCATGCAAGCGCGCCCAAAGGCGGCGGTTCTGCACATAAACGTCTTCGACCTTCATGGCGAGCGCCGCGCCGACGCGCGCGAAGGAATAGACCATCAGCGCGATCAAGGCGCGGTCGCGCAAGCCGACCGGCGTCGATATGTCGATACTGTCGAGCAACGTCCGCGCCTCCTGGGGGTCGAGGACGGGCGTCTTGCCAATTTTGACGACGTGCTTCGGCCCGCGCACGCTCGCGGCCGGATTGGTCTGGACAATCTGGCCAGTCACAAGCCAATCGAACAGCATGCGGATCGCCGCCAACCGCTGCTTGGCGGTCGGCGCGCTGTGGCTGCGGGTGAGCAATTCGACATAGGCGCCGACATGCAGCTGCTGCACCTCAACGATCGACGCGACACCCTGCCGCTCGCACCAGGCGAGGAACTCCCCGATCGCGCGGCCATAGGCGCGGCGCGTGTGCGCGTTGCGAATGTTAGAACCGAAGCACTCCCAAAAGCGCGTCTGCGCACGTTCGCCGCTGGAACGCACCAAGGCGGGAATGTGCGCGCCGATGGAAACAAGGTTGTTCATGCTTTCGACTTCTTCTCCAGCGCCTTTTCGAGTTTCGCCAGATCCTGCTCCAGCTTCTCGATGAGAAGCGGCGTCGAAGCCGCGACCAGCTCGAGCCCTTTTGTCGTCGGTTTCTCGGCGACCGTCTTTAAGAGGTCATGGCCGCGTTGGATGGCTTCCTTGGTCTGGTCGATCGCCGTTTTCAGTCCATTTTCGCTCAGCTTGCCATAGGCCATAAGGCTCTCCTCAGAATATTAAGATAAAGGACATTATTATACATAAGCCGAAGCTGTAAGGGCCACGGTCGAGCCAGACGGGTTTTTCCTTGCTCTGTACGGATTGAATCCGTATGCTGAGCCAAGAGGTGAACCATGCCCCGCGAACATGTCGAAAGCGGCCGGGTCGAGCTGCGGCTCAAACCCGAGGACAAGGCCGTGCTGGCGCGCGCCGCCGCGCTCGAACGTCTCGACCTCACCAGCTTCATCCTGCGCGCCGCCCTGCCGCGCGC
Proteins encoded:
- a CDS encoding IS5 family transposase (programmed frameshift), producing MAWTETTRAQYVRGGMRYASDCTDAEWAIVEPFMPPPSRVGRPRTTLLRDVWNAIQYIAATGCQWAMLPKDFPPFTTVQHYFYQLRDSGALDLLNEALVDAARALGGRAKEPTAAIIDSQSVKTPEAGAPRGFDAGKKIKGRKRHIVTDTQGHMLTGIVHEASIQDRDGAPRVIGFACESFPTVTHVFADSGYAGEKLEAALARLNGPVIEIVKRPDGAKGFVLVARRWVVERTLAWLNRCRRLAKDWEASIASSEAWLLIASIRQLSRRIARTPQSRC
- a CDS encoding NYN domain-containing protein, whose protein sequence is MSGQERIALFIDGANLYQATKALGFDIDYRKLLCEFEQRGRLVRALYYTAVIEDEEFSSIRPLIDWLDYNGYAVVTKPAKAFVDAMGHRKIKGNMDVELAIDAMGMADHIDHMWLFSGDGDFCSLVAAVQRKGVRVSVVSTNTTRPSIVADELRRQADEVIDLADLADRIGRDPNERADRMPRSQERSLIAAPARTGRDAEKEN
- a CDS encoding DUF1778 domain-containing protein — translated: MPREHVESGRVELRLKPEDKAVLARAAALERLDLTSFILRAALPRAKAVITEAEKLRLSERDSLRVLDLLENPPEPPARLVRAAKAGFVLE